From a single Populus trichocarpa isolate Nisqually-1 chromosome 17, P.trichocarpa_v4.1, whole genome shotgun sequence genomic region:
- the LOC7482348 gene encoding serine/threonine-protein kinase STY13 — MKDQKSESDGGYVRADQIDLKSLDEQLQRHLSRAWTMEKNKNKKDGDQGEGDIEETPRLANNNNSTTIARQEWEIDPSKLIIKSVIARGTFGTVHRGIYDGQDVAVKLLDWGEEGHRSDAEIASLRAAFTQEVVVWHKLDHPNVTKFIGATIGSSELNIQTENGHIGMPSNICCVVVEYCPGGALKSYLIKNWRRKLAFKVVIQMALDLARGLSYLHSKKIVHRDVKTENMLLDKTRTVKIADFGVARLEASNPNEMTGETGTLGYMAPEVLNGNPYNRKCDVYSFSICLWEIYCCDMPYPDLSFSEVTSAVVRQNLRPEIPRCCPSALGNVMKRCWDANPDKRPEMEEVVSMLEAIDTSKGGGMIPSDQPQGCLCFRRYRGP, encoded by the exons ATGAAGGACCAGAAGAGTGAGAGCGATGGTGGGTATGTGAGAGCAGATCAAATAGATCTCAAGAGCTTGGACGAGCAACTGCAAAGGCATTTGAGTAGGGCATGGActatggaaaaaaacaaaaacaagaaagatggAGATCAAGGAGAAGGAGATATTGAAGAAACCCCAAGACTCGCCAATAACAATAACAGTACCACCATAGCAAGACAAGAATGGGAGATTGACCCCTCCAAGCTCATCATCAAAAGTGTTATAGCTCGCGGCACCTTTGGCACCGTTCACCGTGGCATTTATGATGGCCAAGATGTTGCTG TTAAGCTTCTCGACTGGGGGGAGGAAGGCCACCGGTCAGATGCCGAGATAGCTTCTCTTAGAGCAGCTTTTACGCAAGAAGTTGTCGTTTGGCACAAGCTTGATCATCCCAACGTGACTAAG TTTATTGGAGCTACAATCGGCTCATCAGAGTTAAACATACAAACAGAGAATGGTCACATTGGCATGCCAAGTAATATTTGCTGTGTTGTTGTCGAATATTGCCCTGGGGGTGCTTTGAAATCTTACCTCATAAAGAATTGGAGAAGGAAGCTTGCTTTCAAAGTGGTTATTCAAATGGCACTAGATCTTGCACGAGG GTTGAGCTATCTCCACTCAAAGAAGATTGTCCATAGagatgttaaaactgaaaacaTGCTTCTGGATAAGACACGTACAGTGAAGATAGCTGACTTTGGAGTTGCTCGCCTTGAGGCATCAAATCCTAATGAAATGACCGGCGAGACCGGAACCCTTGGGTACATGGCACCAGAG GTTCTCAATGGCAATCCATATAATAGAAAGTGTGATGTGTACAGTTTTAGTATCTGTCTGTGGGAGATATACTGCTGTGACATGCCATATCCCGATCTCAGCTTCTCAGAAGTGACATCTGCTGTTGTTCGACAG AATCTAAGGCCAGAAATTCCTCGCTGTTGCCCGAGCGCTCTTGGAAATGTAATGAAGAGATGCTGGGATGCTAATCCGGACAAACGGCCAGAGATGGAAGAGGTTGTCTCCATGTTAGAGGCAATTGACACGTCCAAGGGTGGAGGTATGATTCCTTCTGATCAGCCTCAAGGTTGTCTCTGTTTTCGCAGGTATCGAGGGCCGTGA
- the LOC7495928 gene encoding photosystem I assembly factor PSA3, chloroplastic, with amino-acid sequence MVIVTTSGSSSSSSCLHVQILPWGKPIPQFLQHFNQIYPNCKRPSRQKVQNSNGVLSVTAYMENPNSISSFANKVLGSLPVVGLVARILSDEGGVGGDIIDFAEFRRRVGKKCTITDSRAFYEFQDRRGRAGDPLYVLLCCWLAAVGAGFLKSEEILEGVARLRLSNDIEFEEETFMALINDTKEKRAKTKTAATAIPMEVRVEKALEAIYICCYGKDIIEEEDKRLLNVMLSSVFQSVEQREIQRIVAEKARKVADGSDEVNIQEPKPLPKEAVKLQMKDLQFLKQNSEI; translated from the exons ATGGTGATTGTAACAACATCTggttcatcatcatcatcatcatgtctACACGTTCAAATCCTTCCTTGGGGCAAGCCCATTCCACAATTCCTGCAACATTTCAACCAAATCTACCCCAATTGTAAAAGACCCAGCAGACAAAAAGTGCAGAACTCGAATGGGGTCTTATCAGTCACAGCGTACATGGAGAATCCAAATTCTATCTCTAGTTTTGCCAACAAAGTGCTTGGCTCTCTCCCTGTTGTCGGCCTTGTAGCTAGGATTCTTAGTGATGAAGGTGGAGTTGGAGGTGATATTATAGATTTTGCAGAGTTTAGAAGGAGAGTGGGCAAAAAGTGCACTATTACTGATTCTAGAGCTTTCTATGAATTCCAGGACAGACGTGGCCGG GCAGGGGATCCTTTGTATGTTCTACTTTGCTGTTGGCTAGCTGCTGTTGGTGCCGGTTTTCTCAAATCCGAAGAGATTTTGGAGGGAGTAGCGAGGCTTCGGCTATCAAATGATATTGAGTTCGAAGAGGAGACtttcatggctttaataaacgaCACAAAAGAG AAACGAGCAAAAACAAAGACTGCAGCCACTGCTATCCCCATGGAGGTACGGGTTGAGAAGGCACTTGAGGCAATTTACATCTGCTGTTATGGGAAGGAtattattgaagaagaagacaagAGACTGCTGAATGTCATGCTGAGTTCAGTTTTTCAATCAGTCGAGCAGCGTGAAATACAAAGAATTGTTGCAGAGAAGGCAAGAAAAGTGGCTGATGGCAGTGACGAGGTCAATATTCAAGAGCCAAAGCCCTTGCCAAAAGAAGCTGTTAAGTTGCAAATGAAAGACCTTCAATTCCTTAAACAAAACTCAGAAATTTGA